The following coding sequences are from one Clostridioides difficile ATCC 9689 = DSM 1296 window:
- a CDS encoding TerD family protein, with translation MGITLAKGQKVSLTKSNPGLKKVIVGLGWDINKYDGGFDFDLDASAFLTGTDGKVTNDGDFIFYNNLKHASGAVEYMGDNRTGVGDGDDEQINVDLSKIPQNIAKISFSVTINEAITRRQNFGQVENSYIRIYNEETNEELIKYELGEDFSIETAIVVAELYRHNGEWKFNALGSGFEDGLAGLCKNFGVNIG, from the coding sequence ATGGGTATAACTTTAGCAAAAGGACAAAAAGTAAGTTTAACAAAAAGTAACCCTGGTCTAAAAAAAGTAATAGTAGGACTAGGATGGGATATTAATAAATATGATGGTGGCTTTGATTTCGATTTAGATGCCTCTGCATTTTTAACTGGAACTGATGGAAAAGTAACGAATGATGGAGACTTTATATTCTATAATAATTTAAAACACGCTTCTGGAGCTGTTGAATATATGGGTGATAATAGAACAGGTGTTGGTGATGGTGATGATGAACAAATAAATGTAGACTTATCTAAAATACCTCAAAATATTGCTAAAATATCATTTAGTGTTACTATAAACGAAGCAATTACAAGAAGACAAAATTTCGGACAAGTTGAAAATTCATATATAAGAATATATAATGAAGAAACTAATGAGGAACTTATTAAATATGAATTGGGTGAAGATTTTAGCATAGAAACAGCAATAGTTGTGGCAGAACTATATAGACATAATGGAGAGTGGAAATTTAATGCTTTAGGTTCTGGATTTGAGGATGGACTTGCAGGATTGTGTAAAAATTTTGGCGTTAATATAGGCTAA